In Odocoileus virginianus isolate 20LAN1187 ecotype Illinois chromosome 5, Ovbor_1.2, whole genome shotgun sequence, a single window of DNA contains:
- the EXTL2 gene encoding exostosin-like 2 isoform X4, translated as MGIRLLRLSLVVILVLLLVAGALTTLLPNIKEDKMLTLRREIKSQGKPTQDSFTLIMQTYNRTDLLLRLLNHYQAVPYLHKVIVVWNNVGEKGPEELWNSLGPHPVPVNFKAQTTNRMRNRLQVFPELETKAVLMVDDDLLISAQDLVFAFSVWQQFPDQIVGFVPRKHVSTSSGIYSYGGFELQTPGFGNGDHYSLVLIGASFFHSKYLELFQRQPAAVHALLDETQNCDDIAMNFIIAKHTGKTSGVFVKPVNIANLEKETTGGYSGMWHRAEHFLQRSYCINKLVNIYDSMPLKYSNIMISQFGFPYANHKSKM; from the exons ATGGGAATTCGCCTGCTTCGTCTGTCTTTGGTAGTCATCCTTGTGTTACTGCTGGTAGCTGGGGCTTTAACCACTTTACTCCCTAATATCAAAGAAGACAAGATGCTCACTTTGCGTAGGGAAATAAAATCTCAGGGCAAGCCCACCCAGGATTCCTTTACTCTCATAATGCAGACGTACAACAGAACAGATCTCTTATTGAGACTTTTAAATCATTATCAGGCAGTGCCATATCTGCACAAAGTGATTGTGGTATGGAACAATGTTGGGGAGAAGGGACCAGAGGAGTTATGGAACTCCCTAGGGCCTCACCCTGTCCCCGTGAACTTCAAAGCACAGACCACAAACAGGATGAGAAATCGGCTCCAGGTCTTTCCTGAACTGGAAACCAAAG cgGTGTTAATGGTAGATGATGACTTGCTAATTAGCGCCCAGGACCTTGTTTTCGCTTTTTCTGTGTGGCAG caaTTTCCTGATCAAATTGTAGGATTTGTTCCCAGAAAGCATGTGTCTACCTCCTCTGGTATCTACAGCTATGGAGGTTTTGAACTGCAGACACCAGGGTTTGGAAATGGTGATCATTACTCCCTGGTCCTGATTGGAGCCTCGTTCTTCCACAGCAAATACCTGGAACTCTTTCAGAGGCAGCCTGCAGCCGTCCATGCTTTGTTAGATGAGACGCAGAACTGTGATGACATTGCCATGAATTTTATCATCGCCAAGCACACTGGGAAGACTTCAGGGGTATTTGTGAAACCTGTAAACATAgccaatttagaaaaagaaactacCGGTGGCTATTCTGGAATGTGGCATCGAGCTGAGCACTTTCTGCAGAGGTCTTATTGTATAAACAAGCTTGTTAACATCTACGACAGCATGCCCTTAAAATACTCCAACATTATGATTTCTCAGTTTGGTTTTCCATATGCCAATCacaaaagtaaaatgtga
- the EXTL2 gene encoding exostosin-like 2 isoform X2 yields MRCCHICKLPGRVMGIRLLRLSLVVILVLLLVAGALTTLLPNIKEDKMLTLRREIKSQGKPTQDSFTLIMQTYNRTDLLLRLLNHYQAVPYLHKVIVVWNNVGEKGPEELWNSLGPHPVPVNFKAQTTNRMRNRLQVFPELETKAVLMVDDDLLISAQDLVFAFSVWQQFPDQIVGFVPRKHVSTSSGIYSYGGFELQTPGFGNGDHYSLVLIGASFFHSKYLELFQRQPAAVHALLDETQNCDDIAMNFIIAKHTGKTSGVFVKPVNIANLEKETTGGYSGMWHRAEHFLQRSYCINKLVNIYDSMPLKYSNIMISQFGFPYANHKSKM; encoded by the exons ATGAG GTGTTGCCACATCTGCAAGCTCCCAGGAAGAGTGATGGGAATTCGCCTGCTTCGTCTGTCTTTGGTAGTCATCCTTGTGTTACTGCTGGTAGCTGGGGCTTTAACCACTTTACTCCCTAATATCAAAGAAGACAAGATGCTCACTTTGCGTAGGGAAATAAAATCTCAGGGCAAGCCCACCCAGGATTCCTTTACTCTCATAATGCAGACGTACAACAGAACAGATCTCTTATTGAGACTTTTAAATCATTATCAGGCAGTGCCATATCTGCACAAAGTGATTGTGGTATGGAACAATGTTGGGGAGAAGGGACCAGAGGAGTTATGGAACTCCCTAGGGCCTCACCCTGTCCCCGTGAACTTCAAAGCACAGACCACAAACAGGATGAGAAATCGGCTCCAGGTCTTTCCTGAACTGGAAACCAAAG cgGTGTTAATGGTAGATGATGACTTGCTAATTAGCGCCCAGGACCTTGTTTTCGCTTTTTCTGTGTGGCAG caaTTTCCTGATCAAATTGTAGGATTTGTTCCCAGAAAGCATGTGTCTACCTCCTCTGGTATCTACAGCTATGGAGGTTTTGAACTGCAGACACCAGGGTTTGGAAATGGTGATCATTACTCCCTGGTCCTGATTGGAGCCTCGTTCTTCCACAGCAAATACCTGGAACTCTTTCAGAGGCAGCCTGCAGCCGTCCATGCTTTGTTAGATGAGACGCAGAACTGTGATGACATTGCCATGAATTTTATCATCGCCAAGCACACTGGGAAGACTTCAGGGGTATTTGTGAAACCTGTAAACATAgccaatttagaaaaagaaactacCGGTGGCTATTCTGGAATGTGGCATCGAGCTGAGCACTTTCTGCAGAGGTCTTATTGTATAAACAAGCTTGTTAACATCTACGACAGCATGCCCTTAAAATACTCCAACATTATGATTTCTCAGTTTGGTTTTCCATATGCCAATCacaaaagtaaaatgtga
- the EXTL2 gene encoding exostosin-like 2 isoform X3: MCCHICKLPGRVMGIRLLRLSLVVILVLLLVAGALTTLLPNIKEDKMLTLRREIKSQGKPTQDSFTLIMQTYNRTDLLLRLLNHYQAVPYLHKVIVVWNNVGEKGPEELWNSLGPHPVPVNFKAQTTNRMRNRLQVFPELETKAVLMVDDDLLISAQDLVFAFSVWQQFPDQIVGFVPRKHVSTSSGIYSYGGFELQTPGFGNGDHYSLVLIGASFFHSKYLELFQRQPAAVHALLDETQNCDDIAMNFIIAKHTGKTSGVFVKPVNIANLEKETTGGYSGMWHRAEHFLQRSYCINKLVNIYDSMPLKYSNIMISQFGFPYANHKSKM; the protein is encoded by the exons at GTGTTGCCACATCTGCAAGCTCCCAGGAAGAGTGATGGGAATTCGCCTGCTTCGTCTGTCTTTGGTAGTCATCCTTGTGTTACTGCTGGTAGCTGGGGCTTTAACCACTTTACTCCCTAATATCAAAGAAGACAAGATGCTCACTTTGCGTAGGGAAATAAAATCTCAGGGCAAGCCCACCCAGGATTCCTTTACTCTCATAATGCAGACGTACAACAGAACAGATCTCTTATTGAGACTTTTAAATCATTATCAGGCAGTGCCATATCTGCACAAAGTGATTGTGGTATGGAACAATGTTGGGGAGAAGGGACCAGAGGAGTTATGGAACTCCCTAGGGCCTCACCCTGTCCCCGTGAACTTCAAAGCACAGACCACAAACAGGATGAGAAATCGGCTCCAGGTCTTTCCTGAACTGGAAACCAAAG cgGTGTTAATGGTAGATGATGACTTGCTAATTAGCGCCCAGGACCTTGTTTTCGCTTTTTCTGTGTGGCAG caaTTTCCTGATCAAATTGTAGGATTTGTTCCCAGAAAGCATGTGTCTACCTCCTCTGGTATCTACAGCTATGGAGGTTTTGAACTGCAGACACCAGGGTTTGGAAATGGTGATCATTACTCCCTGGTCCTGATTGGAGCCTCGTTCTTCCACAGCAAATACCTGGAACTCTTTCAGAGGCAGCCTGCAGCCGTCCATGCTTTGTTAGATGAGACGCAGAACTGTGATGACATTGCCATGAATTTTATCATCGCCAAGCACACTGGGAAGACTTCAGGGGTATTTGTGAAACCTGTAAACATAgccaatttagaaaaagaaactacCGGTGGCTATTCTGGAATGTGGCATCGAGCTGAGCACTTTCTGCAGAGGTCTTATTGTATAAACAAGCTTGTTAACATCTACGACAGCATGCCCTTAAAATACTCCAACATTATGATTTCTCAGTTTGGTTTTCCATATGCCAATCacaaaagtaaaatgtga
- the EXTL2 gene encoding exostosin-like 2 isoform X1, translated as MRSPAATLLLFCFFEFDYSRFIMCCHICKLPGRVMGIRLLRLSLVVILVLLLVAGALTTLLPNIKEDKMLTLRREIKSQGKPTQDSFTLIMQTYNRTDLLLRLLNHYQAVPYLHKVIVVWNNVGEKGPEELWNSLGPHPVPVNFKAQTTNRMRNRLQVFPELETKAVLMVDDDLLISAQDLVFAFSVWQQFPDQIVGFVPRKHVSTSSGIYSYGGFELQTPGFGNGDHYSLVLIGASFFHSKYLELFQRQPAAVHALLDETQNCDDIAMNFIIAKHTGKTSGVFVKPVNIANLEKETTGGYSGMWHRAEHFLQRSYCINKLVNIYDSMPLKYSNIMISQFGFPYANHKSKM; from the exons ATGAG GTCCCCAGCAGCCACCcttctgcttttctgtttctttgaatttgactattctagatttatcat GTGTTGCCACATCTGCAAGCTCCCAGGAAGAGTGATGGGAATTCGCCTGCTTCGTCTGTCTTTGGTAGTCATCCTTGTGTTACTGCTGGTAGCTGGGGCTTTAACCACTTTACTCCCTAATATCAAAGAAGACAAGATGCTCACTTTGCGTAGGGAAATAAAATCTCAGGGCAAGCCCACCCAGGATTCCTTTACTCTCATAATGCAGACGTACAACAGAACAGATCTCTTATTGAGACTTTTAAATCATTATCAGGCAGTGCCATATCTGCACAAAGTGATTGTGGTATGGAACAATGTTGGGGAGAAGGGACCAGAGGAGTTATGGAACTCCCTAGGGCCTCACCCTGTCCCCGTGAACTTCAAAGCACAGACCACAAACAGGATGAGAAATCGGCTCCAGGTCTTTCCTGAACTGGAAACCAAAG cgGTGTTAATGGTAGATGATGACTTGCTAATTAGCGCCCAGGACCTTGTTTTCGCTTTTTCTGTGTGGCAG caaTTTCCTGATCAAATTGTAGGATTTGTTCCCAGAAAGCATGTGTCTACCTCCTCTGGTATCTACAGCTATGGAGGTTTTGAACTGCAGACACCAGGGTTTGGAAATGGTGATCATTACTCCCTGGTCCTGATTGGAGCCTCGTTCTTCCACAGCAAATACCTGGAACTCTTTCAGAGGCAGCCTGCAGCCGTCCATGCTTTGTTAGATGAGACGCAGAACTGTGATGACATTGCCATGAATTTTATCATCGCCAAGCACACTGGGAAGACTTCAGGGGTATTTGTGAAACCTGTAAACATAgccaatttagaaaaagaaactacCGGTGGCTATTCTGGAATGTGGCATCGAGCTGAGCACTTTCTGCAGAGGTCTTATTGTATAAACAAGCTTGTTAACATCTACGACAGCATGCCCTTAAAATACTCCAACATTATGATTTCTCAGTTTGGTTTTCCATATGCCAATCacaaaagtaaaatgtga